TCTTATATATTATCTGTTTCGTATATtcttaacttttatttattatttgtctGTCCCGAATTTAGCATAGTAGTTCATACCATAGTGCAACAtcaattttagttttcttttacttttatttgttcTATCTagaaagatttttattcatgttttttactaatttcaataagcaaggcaacataccgatttaatattaagtcatcaatttcatcgctatgttgggtgaacatcaatcgactcatgttaaaacggtatgtccttctcaaaaacCAAAAAATTAAAATCTCTCGTGTTTTAaacggatcacgattaaatgctaaattgaattcgtatttttgaaaatcaagacgacACATGTTTAATAacgataccaattttgggcgtcgcgagggtgctaataccttcctcgtgcgtaaccgactcccgaatcctatttttctctggattttcgcgtagacctaaactcggccttcattgttgttcaagaataaattttcttttctaaaaaaaaagatgatttataaggtgtccgatcacacctagaaaaaagatcggtggcaactccccttttttaataaaaccgaaagtcagtttttaaattttcaagtaaTCGCCTCAACTAGCGACAGAAGCAaaaattttacgtcgctacaatggCGATCGGAACACCAGCTACTTTCATAAAGTAACAATTCAGCGTCAGTTTCGTGGCCGCATTTCTGAGCTAGAAGATGAGAATGGTAGATGGTTTTCTTCGACTGAGGAATTGTTAAAGATTGCTTCggattattttatttatcttttttcgTCTTTTGATATGAGTTCAGACGAGCATGTCTTCAGTTTAGTGGAAAAAAGGGTAACTGATAGTATGAATGAAGCTTTGCTTACACAATTCACTGAGGAGGATATTGTCAATGCTGTCAAGTCTATGGCGCCATTGAAATCTCCTGGAGTCGACGGTTTTCCCCCAATATTTTTCTAAAGATACTCGCATGTTATTGGGGTAGATATTTCTCTTTATTGcctttctattctgaatggtgaAACTGAACTAGGAGAAATAAATAAGACTCGCATTGTTTTGATTCCAAAGGttgaaaaacctaaaaatctTTCACAATTCAGACCCATAAGCTTATGTAATATTGTTTAAAAATTATCGCGAAGGTCTTGGTGATTCGTAATGAGTGCAATTTTAGGGAATTGTATTAATGAAGCTCAATGAGCTTTTATCCCTGGAAGGCTTATTTCGGATAATGTGCTTATAGCTTATGAGGTTCTTCATTCtcttaaaatgaagaaaaagggCAAGAAAGGGGATTTTGCGCTTAAACTCGATATGAGTAAAGTGCATGATCGTGTTAAATGGGATTTTTTGGTTGGGATGATGAAGCAGTTGGGTTTTCATGCTGATTAGATCGTACTTATTATGAGATGTGTTTGTTCGGTTTCTTACTCTGTGAGCCTTAATGTTGCTTGTGGTGATTGGTTTGCTCTTTCCAGAAGGTTACGATAGGGAGACCCTCTGAGCCATTATCTTTTTCTGATTTGTGCTGAAGGATTTTCTACTCTCATTAAGGAAGCTGAGCAAAAAAGTTTGATGTCATGTGCGCCAATTGGTAGGGAAAGGTTTTCAGTTAATCATCTATTTTTTGCTGACGATTGCATTCTTTTTGGAGATGCTACGAGTAAAGGATCTATAGTGGTTCATGATGTTATTCGAGAATATGAACTGGTTTCGGGGAAGCGGGTGAACTTTGATAAGTCTCTTATTTATTTTGGGGCCAACGTGGATCCTGGTGTCAAAGAGGACATAATCAATTTGTTAGGAGTCAAAGAAGACATAATCAATTTGTTAGGAGTCTGAGTGGCTTCTAATCTTGAGAAATATTTAGGTTTACCTATGATGGTAGGTCCGGAAAAAACATGGGCTTTTGCTAATTTTGCTGATCAATTTAGAAAATGTGTTGAAGCGTGGAGTTTGCCTATTTGCCAATGGGAGGAAAGGAGGTTTTTGTTGAGTCGGTTTTGCAGGCCATACCGCTATATGTTATGAAAGTTTTCTTTTACCGAAATCTTTATGTCGAAAGCTTGAAGGCATAATGAATAAGTTCTGGTGGACTAACAACAAATCGACGAAGGGCATACATTGGAGCAGATGGGAGCAATTATGTAAACCAAAATATGCTGGTGGaatgggttttaaagatttatttttgtttaataaGGCCTTAATGGTGAAGCAGGTTTGGCGTATTCTATCCCAGCCTAATTGTTTGTTAACCAAAGTTTTAAAAGCTTGTCATTACCCTTTCACAAATATATTATCAGCAAATGTAGGATCTTACCCCTCGTTTACCTAGAGAAGCATTTGCAGTGCTCGGGAGCTGATTGCTGATGGGATGTTATGGCGGGTTGGTAATGGTGCTTGCATCAACATTTGGGATGACCCTTGGTTGCCTGGGAAAGGAAATAGCAGACTTTCAGGTCAAAAAATTGTGCCTAATTGGACTTCTATGTATCAATTAATTGATCATGAGACTAGTACCTGGAATAAAGAGCTGATCCACAATATAGTTGATGATGATACAGCAGCTCAAATTTTTTCTATTCCTATCGCTGGGAGTAGCTCGGAGGGCTTATTGGTTTGGAAATATAAAGGCTCGAGGGAATATACAGTGAAAAGTGGGTTTCGGGTTTTGGCTACAGAGCACCTACAGTATACTACTTCCAACTCGCCTACTGTTGATGAGTATACTGATTTTTACAAGTCTTTGTGGGCTTTACACACTccagaaaaaattaaaatacatttttGGAGGCTATTTAACAATTTTTTGCCGTATTTTTGCAACTTGGCACAAAGAACTCTAAGTGTTGACATCATTTGCCCCCTGTGTAAGGCTGCTGTGGAGGATACTGATCATTTGATTTGGACTTGTGGTGTTCTTCAGTATGTATGGGCATCTCTAGAAATCGCGATTCCGTCGTTTGGAGCTTTGTTGGGCTGTAAGGAACGTTTTGTTAAAACTTTTTCTGCAGCGAAACAGCAAAAACTTTTCATTGTGATTGCAATATGGAGTCTATGGTGTCGAAGAAATAAACTAACACATGAAGGGGTAAAGTTCTCTCTTCAGGAAGTGTTGGGGTTTATTAAAGGGTATGAACAAGAGCTTAGATTCATTTAGGAGAGTCATAGTCTGTCTTCTCGGCCGAAGATAAAAGAAATTTGGAGACCCCCAGGTACTGATGTTATCAAGATAAATTTAGATGCGGCCTTTCATAACTCAATTAGATCCGCTTTTACAGCAGCTCTAGCCAAAGATTCAACAGGAGAAATTAGAGGGCAGAAACTTATCTTTTTGAAGATGTTGTTGATGCCTTTGTGGCTAAAGCGAGGGCTTGTGAAAGGGCTTTAGTGTTTGCGAGTTCGATGGGATTCCGACAACTAGTTGTGGAGGGCGATTCGCTGACGATTATAAAAAATCTCAAGAAAAAGGAGACGGATAAATCGATTATTAGGTCGATTATTCATCATATCAGAAGTCTGGAAACTCAGTTTGATAAAGTTGCATATCGTTTTGTGCCTCGTATGGCTAATGAAGTGGCTCACATGTTGGCAATGGAAGGTCGAAGAAGTAAGTTTTTTGGTGTTTGGGTAGATGGAGTGCCTGATGTAGTGGATGCCAGGGCGATGAAGGACGTTTTGGACTGGAACCAGAGTTGCCATAGTCCCCATTGATGTGCTTTGAATATCAGAGAAGGTTCACTGAATCTCCAAGTCAGATTCAAAGTTCCCGTTCTTCTTCTTTATTAGCTTTTCTCTCAATGGTTGAAGAAGATGGTCGGTTGATATTGAAGAATGCTTCTGATTGTTTTGGCTTTGGGCGTTTCTCTTTTGATTTTGATTGTCCCTAGGtgctttatttctttctttattttgccAGCTGTTTTCTTTATTGTTTTGTCGATTCATGTTACTGTTCTTTATTTGCTTTTGTTTGCTTTATTATTTTTGTGGTACTATTGTACTGAGTTTCCTCAGTTTTTTGCCTTGAGCCAAGTTATAATAATATCAGTCATATTCaagctaaatatatatatatttatagatttaaaaaaaattctaaaatgaaataacaaattttaaaattcaaaaataatttatcaaataaaaatttaattaaaatttttagtaaGCTGTCATTTGACTTTAAGTAGAGATGTCTATGGGTTAGGTCCAACaaaaaatttaggcccatttgCTAGGCCCAGACCTGGTCTAAAAAATGGGTTTAAAAGTTTGTCTAATCCTAATctggataaaaaaattaaaatttaggccTGGCCCAGCCCacctatattttttatataatctttttcaatataatacattaaaaatattaaaaataataaaataaatgtttcttaacaaattaaaataaattaaaaatatgtatacttaaataacactaatataaatgtaacttaacaagcaaatgtaaAGAATAGTaagaaaattaataataaaacaagagttatataacatacaaataataacaaaaaaatagtagtaatataattgtgaaatggtagtaaaatagtgaaaataaaacaaataaaagcaagaaaataatagaaaaacaacaaaaataacatttttttttaattttcatatttgggCTGGGTCAGGCTCGAGTCAAGAAAGCCTTACCTAAAGCTCGAACCATTTTCTAAGCtcatttttttgagcttatatttttacccaaaatttttTACTTTTCGAACCGGGCCGGACAACCTGATACATGGATAGGTCTAATTTTGAGCCAACATTAATTACCGTTGGCCTAATAGCATTTTCAAGTTTTATATTCAAATCTCAAAATACCATTAGTCCCATTGGCATTATTTTCATCCTTTACTTTCAACATCCAtcttattatcatcatcatcattttatatgttgaaattatggaaaatttacacGTGTCATAgcggtatatatatattatgactcTTGTCGTCAATTTATATTATTTCAATAGTTATAATTGAAATGTTCCAAATGATCCAAAAGTTATATCACTTGGTTATTAATAAATAGTTTTCACTATTTATAATGATGAGTTATGTTTTTtattaaaagttatattatttaataatatttttcacACATATCTATTAAATAATCATATTTATTGTAAAAAGATACAATTGTTTATAATGgacagatatatctctataaagaGACGCAAAAACTCTTATAAATTAAAGTATAgaaacaaaatttcttttaattctcttccatcttttactatttttaaattGTTCTATAGAGAGTTATATGTAGAAACCATGcgtaaaataattaaatgtgtttGTGAAACTTGAATATTTTTtcaaatcattttatatcatattttacattttaaaattttaatttaaagttttaaagCATACAtcaatatttatattttcaaaaaactTTTAAACTAAATTGAACTTAATTAAAAATGTATTAATTTGGTTTGACTGgacaaaaaataatttaaactgaaattattcatattaaaataatttaaatgaattttCTAGATGAAATTAGACTACAatcaaaatataattatatgtacAAATACAAAGAATTCTATTTAAAACTATCCAAAATTAAAGTGATACAATAAATTTATAACaatttaaaccttaaaataaaataaaaactatacTAAAAACTTTTAATATAAGAATTATAagaattaaaatgtttttaacCCATAAAATCAAATTGAATGTTTCTAAAGCATAAATTTTAATCtatttcattaaaattaaaaccacaataaattaatttaattagtaaatCATTAAAAAGGGCTATTTTTCTCTCTCAAAACCAAGAGTGCTTCCTTAGAGTCCTAGAGAAAGCAGTAACTGCTGCGGCTTAGGATAGAGGGGGGTGGTGGCGATGATAGGGAGGGTAGCGACGAGATCTCCTTGTTGGCAGAAGAGCTCATCCAGTTATCCGTTAAAAGTTCTATGGTGGTGCCGAATGTAAAACCTACTTTGATCTGTTCTCTTTGGACAAAAAAATCATATAATCCAGAGAGCTTTAGGGCTCAAATGAAGAGCATATGGAAATCAAGGAAAAGATTTGAGATCCAGTGCGCAGGTCAGAATCtctttttaattgtatttgattCCGAAGAATATTTGGAGACAGTCATGGAAGGGCGACCGTGGTTGTTCCGTAAACAGCTTATTTTGTTTGAGCGTCTAAACGAACCAGTGGAAAGAAGTCAAATCCGGTTAATTTTGTCACCGTTTTGGATCAAAATAGCTTCATGTTCTATggaatttgattaaaaaaaaagacCTACTACATGCTATTGGAGTTTCTTTTGGAGGATTATTTAGATCTGAAATCAATGATGCTGTCTACCAATTAAGAGTTAATTTGGATGTTCAAAAACCACTTAGAAGAGGTATTTTTGTTACTAGTGATACTAATTTTAAATCATGGGTTCCCTTTAAATATGAGAAGTTACCGCTTTTTTATTTTGGATGCGGAAGAATAGGGCATGGCCTTATTAATTGCATTGTGTTAAGTCCTGCAGAAAAAGATAAAGTCAGAGATGATCCCCCTTTCTCTTTAGCTTTAAAAGCTGAATCAAATGTAGTTGGCAAAGAAAGTTTAAAATTAAATGCTTTTTCAAAAAAGATAGGAGTTCAATACTCCTATACAGGGTGCAAAGTTCAACCTACGAAAGAAGGTTTTGGGGGGAATATAGAAGAAGGGAACATTATGAAAGAAAAGCTTCAAGAAGGACTTCAACTACTTAGTATGAAGGATTTATTAAATAATCAAAAGGCAGCCTTTGATTTGTTTAAGAAGGGTGAGCTACATGAAAGGAGCAGTGAGATGGGGAAAGTTCCAACAAAAGGCACAACGTCTAGATAGAAAAGGAAAATTACATCGAAGTTGGCGGATAACAGGAAGGAAGAAAGCAATATGGGAAAGAGGAAGAGTTCAAAAGTTGATATTGGAGAAATTGACACAGATTCATCACTTGAAGAGGGCGTAAAAAGaatgaaatatgaaaaagttgtgaataaAGATGTTTCAGTAGATGCAATGGTGGAAATCTCAGAGAACAGTTTTGCCTCAAACAATTATGGATCAGCGGCTGCCAAAAGGCAAGCCGACCGGACACAATGAAAAGTATAAGTTGGAATGTCCGTGGGTTGGGGAGTCCACGGGCAGTTAGGAGGCTACGACATTTGTTAAAGCAGCATCATCCCCAAATGGTCTTCTTGATGGAgactaaaattgataaaaaaaatgtaTGGAAAAAGCTAGGAGGAGTTGTGGTTTCATGAATGGAATTGATATTGAAGCTGAAGGGTCAAAGGGTGGACTATGTCTAGTATGGAAATGAGAGATAACAGTTGATCTTAAAAGTCTGTCCAAGTGGCATGTTGATGTAATGATAAAGGAGGATGATGTCCGAGAAGTATGGAGATTTACAGGATTTTATGGCTCCCCTTaccttaataataaaaatatttcatgGGATCTTCTCAGGAAATTAGGCCAAGAACAAGATCTTCCATGGATTGTGTGTGGGGACTTCAACAAAATTATGTATTCTTTCAAGAAAAGTGGAGGAATTCAAAGGGAGCAAGAGAGAATGGAGGCTTTTAGGGAGGTACTAGAGGAATGTCAACTAGTGGATATTGGGTACTCGGGGAATTGGTTTACTTGGGGAAGAGGAAATTTACCGGGGACAAATATCAAGGAGAAACTGGATAGAGGAGTTGCGAATGGAAAATAGATGAATCTGTTCCCGGTAGGTAATATTTGTCATCTATCACACTCTACATCAGATCACTGCCCATTTCTTTTAAACACAGAAAGTGATGAAGTACATACTAAGAGCTCTAAATTCAGATTTGAGGCATGGTGGACATTAGAGGATTCTCTAGAACAAGAAATAAAGGATTCATGGGAAGCATCAAATGGCTCGCTAATAGAGAAACTGAAGAGGTTACAGGTCCGATTGCAGAGTTGGGCAGGCACTATCAAAAAGAAGAGGGAAAGGTTAAAAAGAAAGCTTTCTAAAGATCTTGAAATTTTGGTAGAGAAAGAAAGGGACGATGAAACGATGGAAAAATCATTGATACAAAAATCCATCTTAATATGGAGATTGATAAAGATGAATTATACTGGGAACAAAGAGCAAGAGTAAATTGGCTTCGGCATGGagacaaaaatataattttttttcataagTGTGCTTCAGTTCGTAAGCTATCAAACACAATAATTCGGCTAGAATCAGATGAAGGAAGAGAGGTTATAAATGGTATAGAGATTTGTGAGATAGCTACTTTATTTTTCCAAAGGCTGTTTATGACGAATGGTGTTGGGGATGCATCTCATCTGTTAACAGGTATTGTTAATAAAGTTTCACATGCGCAAAATTTAGATCTATCATTGCTTTTCACAGCAGAGGAAGTCCAGATTGCTTTAAAAGAAATGGGGCCCACCAAAGCTCCTGGCCTTGATGCCTTCTCAGCTTGGCACATCATTGGTAAGGATGTTGAAACTTTATGTTTAGATATTCTAAATAATG
This is a stretch of genomic DNA from Gossypium arboreum isolate Shixiya-1 chromosome 11, ASM2569848v2, whole genome shotgun sequence. It encodes these proteins:
- the LOC108472048 gene encoding uncharacterized protein LOC108472048, producing the protein MNLFPVGNICHLSHSTSDHCPFLLNTESDEVHTKSSKFRFEAWWTLEDSLEQEIKDSWEASNGSLIEKLKRLQVRLQSWAGTIKKKRERLKRKLSKDLEILVEKERDDETMEKSLIQKSILIWRLIKMNYTGNKEQE